From one Meles meles chromosome 18, mMelMel3.1 paternal haplotype, whole genome shotgun sequence genomic stretch:
- the MIEN1 gene encoding migration and invasion enhancer 1, with product MSGEPGPTSEAPPPGEIEPGSGVRIVVEYCEPCGFEATYLELASAVKEQYPGIEIESRLGGTGAFEIEINGQLVFSKLENGGFPYEKDLIEAIRRASNGEPLEKITNSRPPCVIL from the exons ATGAGCGGGGAGCCGGGGCCGACGTCTGAAGCGCCCCCTCCCGGGGAAATTGAACCGGGTAGTGGGGTACGCATCGTGGTGGAGTACTG TGAACCCTGCGGTTTTGAGGCGACCTACCTGGAGCTGGCGAGTGCCGTGAAGGAGCAGTATCCTGGCATTGAGATCGAGTCGCGCCTGGGGGGCACAG GGGCCTTTGAGATCGAAATCAATGGACAGCTGGTGTTCTCCAAGCTGGAGAATGGGGGCTTCCCTTATGAGAAAGAT CTCATTGAGGCCATCCGAAGAGCCAGTAATGGAGAACCCCTAGAAAAGATCACCAACAGCCGTCCTCCCTGCGTCATCCTGTAA